The following proteins are co-located in the Paenibacillus sp. FSL H8-0079 genome:
- a CDS encoding WXG100 family type VII secretion target has translation MSTIKVTPEQLHHVSNQVDQARQQLESIRSDLTRQIMFVQMMWMGATQERFYYEFEQSRPILDKALESMVNTSKELKDIATRFQDADAQKGSLGGAFGAVGAAAMMTKSAGGSSLGDKGYRMAQINMFGKWVWMPVNENGVADQAALQAYQRDQGNLDFNRMQAVNVEPPGEDIFALQIKAFEMGIHPTTGEPVSDKYAQMMVTSLKFSQIFMAIQMVRGSMPGSKGPHRLPASNPAVAKIKQHIEAAKAKEKGNSKFLDGSVKGLSLSPKALEHSSKGDFTINPKNGKVSKMKGGGHGQSNIDFLKANGFEYNIEKTYSNGVRVGNIPEHKTPAKREGSNQAWFPKSWSDSDITKAGESVVNKPQNASKPDGVVVYGEYNGVRVGVIKTNGEIGTIFPDATQQP, from the coding sequence ATGAGTACAATCAAAGTTACCCCTGAACAACTACATCACGTATCGAATCAGGTGGATCAAGCCAGACAACAGTTGGAGAGTATACGAAGTGATCTGACGAGACAGATCATGTTTGTTCAGATGATGTGGATGGGTGCGACGCAGGAGCGATTTTACTATGAGTTCGAGCAGTCACGACCTATACTGGATAAAGCGCTAGAGAGTATGGTGAACACATCGAAGGAATTGAAGGATATCGCCACGCGTTTCCAAGATGCAGATGCTCAGAAGGGAAGTCTGGGTGGTGCGTTTGGAGCAGTTGGTGCCGCAGCCATGATGACCAAATCAGCAGGTGGTTCAAGTTTGGGTGACAAGGGCTATCGGATGGCACAAATCAATATGTTCGGTAAGTGGGTATGGATGCCTGTCAACGAGAATGGTGTTGCGGATCAGGCTGCTCTTCAGGCTTATCAGAGGGATCAGGGAAATCTGGACTTTAATCGCATGCAAGCTGTGAACGTTGAACCGCCTGGGGAAGATATTTTTGCGTTACAGATCAAGGCGTTTGAGATGGGCATTCATCCTACGACAGGAGAACCTGTGTCAGATAAGTATGCTCAGATGATGGTGACCTCTCTGAAGTTTAGTCAGATATTCATGGCCATTCAGATGGTTCGTGGGAGTATGCCGGGTAGTAAAGGGCCTCATCGATTGCCAGCTTCTAATCCTGCTGTGGCGAAGATTAAGCAGCATATTGAGGCTGCTAAGGCGAAGGAGAAAGGAAATAGTAAATTCCTAGATGGAAGTGTTAAAGGTCTATCGTTGAGCCCCAAAGCATTGGAACATTCCTCCAAAGGTGATTTCACTATTAACCCTAAGAATGGGAAGGTTTCTAAGATGAAAGGCGGAGGACATGGACAGTCCAATATTGATTTTCTTAAGGCCAACGGATTTGAATATAATATTGAAAAAACGTATTCAAATGGTGTAAGAGTAGGTAATATCCCTGAGCATAAAACCCCAGCAAAACGAGAAGGAAGTAATCAAGCTTGGTTTCCTAAAAGCTGGTCAGATTCAGATATCACAAAAGCAGGAGAGAGTGTTGTGAATAAACCACAAAATGCTTCTAAACCTGATGGTGTAGTTGTCTATGGAGAATACAATGGGGTTAGAGTTGGGGTTATTAAAACCAATGGAGAGATTGGAACAATCTTTCCTGATGCTACACAACAACCATAA
- a CDS encoding DNA-binding protein codes for MRKSILKSLKPDIIVEMLDMAVAFENWNKVMERGDMLYQCVQSIHDERQEYRSKGVPAPDIHTERPLVYYYGFSHLMRGMAHQKMGQVDQARACIVQYAELGWMEDLDEVGMQVVQEFRHKAQVNRYALEIEAGQVELLEEFVNFLLEHPEEWLAGLKVIMEAAVRHRWQIDRVIHVFEDQIQGDGREKDSSNNDYMYHYCYQRALYEQWMGRPQEAVEFILQAIRLGDKLGMDRYFIRCTTLLESLREEATAEQIGRYRVMLEEMK; via the coding sequence TTGCGAAAATCTATCCTAAAATCACTCAAACCGGACATCATTGTTGAAATGTTGGACATGGCTGTGGCTTTTGAAAATTGGAACAAGGTGATGGAGAGGGGGGACATGTTATATCAATGTGTGCAGTCCATCCATGATGAGCGGCAGGAGTATCGGTCAAAGGGAGTGCCTGCACCAGATATACATACCGAGCGCCCACTGGTTTACTATTACGGGTTCAGTCATTTGATGCGGGGTATGGCTCACCAGAAGATGGGACAGGTAGATCAGGCGCGAGCATGTATCGTTCAATATGCAGAACTGGGATGGATGGAGGATCTGGATGAGGTAGGTATGCAGGTGGTGCAGGAGTTCAGGCATAAGGCACAAGTGAATCGGTATGCTCTTGAGATTGAAGCCGGGCAGGTGGAACTGCTGGAGGAGTTTGTGAACTTTTTGCTTGAGCATCCGGAGGAATGGTTGGCAGGTCTGAAAGTGATTATGGAAGCAGCAGTGCGGCATAGATGGCAGATCGATCGAGTTATACATGTGTTCGAGGATCAGATACAGGGCGATGGCAGAGAAAAAGATTCTTCAAACAACGATTATATGTACCATTACTGTTATCAGCGGGCTTTGTATGAACAGTGGATGGGAAGACCGCAGGAGGCCGTGGAGTTCATTTTGCAGGCGATCAGGTTAGGGGATAAGCTAGGGATGGATCGTTATTTTATAAGGTGTACGACATTGTTGGAATCATTGCGGGAAGAGGCAACAGCAGAGCAGATTGGGCGGTATCGGGTGATGCTGGAGGAAATGAAGTAG
- a CDS encoding helix-turn-helix transcriptional regulator: MSELRQLIGTRIRAMRNAKGLTQQKLADIAGLDYRYIGALERGERNFSIDTLEKVLLALDVSINELTIVTGDDQDSVRQSAIDEFILNTSKLNNEHMKVIQKINSEIFRLI, from the coding sequence ATGTCAGAGTTACGCCAATTAATAGGTACACGAATTAGAGCAATGCGAAATGCCAAAGGACTTACTCAACAAAAGCTGGCTGATATTGCTGGTTTAGATTATAGATATATCGGAGCATTAGAAAGAGGCGAAAGAAACTTTTCCATTGATACGTTGGAGAAGGTTCTGCTCGCCTTAGATGTTAGCATTAATGAATTAACCATAGTTACAGGTGACGATCAAGATAGTGTGAGACAAAGTGCTATTGATGAATTCATTTTAAATACCAGTAAGTTAAACAACGAACATATGAAAGTTATTCAAAAGATTAATAGTGAGATATTTCGATTAATTTAG
- a CDS encoding toll/interleukin-1 receptor domain-containing protein: protein MKKISITISETNEHTICTTDHEVGEVEGISIDFFLSKNNLPEKEYIYIVKQITASIPWISLEGVNFIFNLDGLKQSYLSLFSFCDWMKGNIIILPEIDTDISNGNPIVSFYKSKEEIELNSPKKIFLSHKSSNKPMVRNYFNLLKELGFEPWLDEDAMVAGVNADRSIIQGFKDSCACVFFITSEFVDERFLSDEIENARHEKKEKGDDFSIITLQFQDENGNMGIVPELLKRAIWKSPSNDLEAFREIIRALPIKLGNAIRKS, encoded by the coding sequence ATGAAGAAAATTTCCATTACAATTTCAGAAACCAATGAACATACTATATGTACAACTGATCATGAAGTAGGGGAAGTTGAGGGCATATCTATAGACTTTTTTTTATCGAAAAATAACTTACCTGAAAAAGAGTACATATATATAGTTAAACAAATCACAGCGAGTATCCCTTGGATCTCTTTAGAAGGGGTAAATTTTATCTTTAATTTAGATGGATTAAAGCAATCATACTTATCATTGTTTTCTTTCTGTGACTGGATGAAAGGTAATATTATTATTTTGCCTGAAATTGATACAGATATAAGTAATGGAAACCCAATTGTGAGTTTTTATAAATCTAAAGAAGAAATTGAATTAAATTCTCCTAAAAAGATCTTTTTGAGCCACAAGAGCAGTAATAAACCTATGGTTAGAAATTATTTCAACCTCCTCAAAGAACTTGGTTTCGAACCTTGGTTGGATGAAGACGCAATGGTTGCGGGAGTTAACGCTGATAGAAGTATAATCCAGGGGTTCAAGGATTCATGCGCTTGTGTCTTTTTTATAACTTCTGAATTTGTTGATGAGAGATTTTTGAGTGATGAGATAGAGAATGCGAGACACGAGAAAAAAGAAAAAGGCGATGATTTCTCTATTATAACTCTACAGTTCCAAGACGAGAATGGGAATATGGGCATAGTACCGGAATTGCTGAAAAGAGCGATATGGAAGAGTCCATCTAATGATCTAGAAGCATTTCGAGAAATTATTAGAGCATTACCAATAAAATTAGGCAATGCCATAAGGAAGAGCTGA